TCACCTACATTAAGAAGCGGTAACTCTTGGTCCTGCGCAAGTTCGTGGATGAAACGGATATGACCTTCGTCGTGTTCTCGGATCATCAATAAGAGTTTTTCAACTGACACGACTCCGCCCGTTTCCAAGGTTCCGCTTCGATTCAGGCTTTCCGAAGAAACGTCTTTAAGTATGCGAATGGTCGCTTGCCTAGCTTCGATGAATTCGTTGAAAGCTAAATCGAGATTCTGTTCGTTGTATCGCCGTGCAATGGCGAGGCGGTCACCATCGATGTTGGGCAGAAATGGCTGATCTTCCTGGAGTAGTCTTGCGATCCGAATTGCATGTCCCTCCCGCTCGATATCACGGAGGTGACAAACATTTTCCAGTGCCGAAAATGCCTGTGATTTTGGTTTCCAGCGTGGATCGCGGCCGCTTATTTGACCGATAGCCTGCCGGATTTTTTCCGGGGTTCGAGCGAGATCTGCAATCAGGGATTGAAGTTCAGCGTTTGTCATCCGACGATCCATTCTTTCCTACACTCCGGGCATGGCGAGCTGAGGAGGATGCGTTTCTTCCGATCGGATTTCAGTCCACTGGGCGAA
This portion of the Bdellovibrionota bacterium genome encodes:
- a CDS encoding DinB family protein; its protein translation is MTNAELQSLIADLARTPEKIRQAIGQISGRDPRWKPKSQAFSALENVCHLRDIEREGHAIRIARLLQEDQPFLPNIDGDRLAIARRYNEQNLDLAFNEFIEARQATIRILKDVSSESLNRSGTLETGGVVSVEKLLLMIREHDEGHIRFIHELAQDQELPLLNVGDQLGSQFKPA